One window of the Candidatus Sysuiplasma acidicola genome contains the following:
- a CDS encoding DUF59 domain-containing protein — MATEEDVLEVLRECYDPEIPINIVDLGLVYEVSINDSKVSVKMTLTAPGCPVSGMLKDDVTSKLLSIEGVKEAEVDIVWEPVWTPEKMSEDAKKQLGWMT; from the coding sequence ATGGCAACCGAAGAAGATGTTCTGGAAGTACTGAGAGAGTGTTACGATCCTGAAATACCGATAAACATCGTTGATCTCGGCCTGGTCTACGAAGTATCGATAAACGATTCGAAAGTATCGGTAAAGATGACGCTCACTGCGCCCGGCTGCCCTGTCAGCGGCATGCTCAAGGACGATGTTACTTCCAAGCTTCTCTCCATAGAGGGTGTGAAGGAAGCGGAAGTGGATATAGTGTGGGAGCCCGTCTGGACGCCTGAGAAGATGTCCGAAGACGCGAAGAAACAGCTTGGCTGGATGACCTGA